A window of uncultured Methanobrevibacter sp. contains these coding sequences:
- the pheA gene encoding prephenate dehydratase: protein MTLISFLGPNGTFTHEAASMLGDELISYCTIPAVMESVQNNECDFGVVPIENSIEGPVGITLDSLAHKYDLKIFNEIIIPINQNFIVNPGCVMEDIEDVYSHEQAISQCREFIQEHRLQPHYAISTANAAKSIIGDRSKAAIGNTKAAELYGLEILEPNIQDTDNNATRFVVLSNESHKITGSDKTSIIFSIYEDRPGGLYNILGIFQKNDINLTKIESRPSKKGLGKYLFFVDFEGHNDDDLVKDIIEEIGENTYFLKVLGSYPKF from the coding sequence ATTACTTTAATATCATTTCTAGGTCCTAACGGAACATTTACTCATGAAGCCGCCAGTATGTTGGGCGACGAGCTGATTTCTTATTGTACAATTCCTGCTGTAATGGAAAGTGTCCAGAATAATGAATGTGATTTCGGTGTGGTTCCCATTGAAAACTCTATAGAGGGGCCTGTTGGAATAACACTTGATTCATTGGCTCACAAGTATGATTTGAAAATATTTAATGAAATCATCATTCCGATAAATCAGAATTTCATTGTAAATCCGGGATGTGTCATGGAAGATATTGAGGATGTCTATTCTCATGAGCAGGCGATATCCCAATGCAGGGAATTTATTCAGGAACATAGGCTTCAGCCTCATTATGCGATAAGTACTGCAAACGCTGCAAAAAGCATAATAGGGGACAGGTCAAAAGCTGCCATTGGAAATACCAAGGCGGCGGAATTATATGGTCTTGAAATTCTCGAGCCGAATATCCAGGATACTGACAATAACGCTACCCGTTTTGTAGTATTGTCAAATGAAAGTCACAAAATCACAGGCAGTGACAAGACTTCAATTATATTTTCGATTTATGAGGATCGTCCTGGTGGGTTATACAATATTCTGGGAATCTTTCAAAAAAATGACATTAACCTGACCAAAATCGAGTCTAGGCCATCAAAAAAAGGTTTGGGCAAATATCTGTTCTTTGTTGACTTTGAAGGCCATAATGATGATGAT
- a CDS encoding CBS domain-containing protein — translation MQIKNLMSEDIITIDKDQNLSDALKLLRKHNVSRLPVTNNKELVGIVSERDIAAKLGSSKYESMPASRLHISSVMVKDVFTVPQTMQLDEVAKLMLDNGIGSVPVMDEDDQMVGIVSKADFVTLAVGIAFDKIAVKEIMSKDLITVSPTERIVHARRQMIDSHVGRVPVVDDEDLVGMITSKDLMRAFIDFRKKVPEKYQKSQIKELLVEDIMSVNPKVTSKDATISEVAKIMIETGYNGLPVVEDGNVVGIITQTDILRLIQKLES, via the coding sequence ATGCAAATTAAGAATTTGATGTCTGAGGATATTATTACCATAGACAAAGATCAAAATCTTTCTGATGCTTTGAAATTATTACGTAAACATAATGTTTCACGTTTGCCAGTAACCAATAACAAAGAGTTAGTTGGAATTGTTTCCGAAAGGGACATTGCAGCTAAGCTTGGTTCTTCAAAATATGAAAGCATGCCTGCATCAAGACTTCATATTTCATCTGTAATGGTTAAAGATGTATTTACAGTTCCTCAGACAATGCAATTGGATGAAGTGGCAAAATTAATGTTGGATAATGGTATAGGTTCCGTTCCGGTAATGGATGAAGATGACCAGATGGTAGGAATCGTATCCAAGGCTGATTTTGTAACTCTTGCTGTAGGAATTGCTTTTGATAAGATTGCTGTTAAGGAAATCATGTCCAAAGATTTAATAACAGTATCACCAACTGAAAGAATCGTTCATGCAAGGCGACAAATGATTGACTCTCATGTGGGCAGAGTGCCTGTAGTTGACGATGAGGATTTGGTTGGTATGATTACATCTAAAGATTTAATGAGAGCTTTCATTGACTTTAGAAAAAAAGTACCTGAAAAATACCAAAAATCTCAAATCAAGGAACTTCTGGTTGAAGACATAATGTCCGTCAATCCGAAGGTTACCTCAAAAGACGCTACAATATCTGAAGTTGCCAAAATAATGATTGAAACCGGATACAACGGTTTGCCTGTTGTTGAAGATGGTAATGTAGTTGGTATTATAACACAAACCGATATTTTAAGACTAATTCAAAAATTAGAATCTTAA
- a CDS encoding CBS domain-containing protein, with translation MKDKTSVNRKSNTGAVERQTKVHDKEGDIMAIATRDVVSIPPSKSIKDTAKVMMEHEFRRLPITDPGSGKLLGIVTVMDILDFFGGGKKFNIIEKKYEDNFLAAINEPVKEIMTRDLITLSNKASIAETIEAMLANQLGALPLVDADGKLAGIVTERDIALSLAGVAGKDIVQDFMSPKVFTTTPGTPLEGACKIMVRNGLRRIPIIGGEADISKAAKKLLGILTSTDVIRFLNAKELFDNLNSNLASEVLEQTKISDIMAKEPVTVEPTMSIGDLCELFSEKNIGGVPVVKDDEVIGIITERDILNAVKRY, from the coding sequence ATGAAAGATAAAACATCTGTTAATAGAAAATCAAACACAGGCGCAGTTGAACGTCAAACCAAAGTTCATGACAAAGAAGGAGACATCATGGCTATTGCAACCAGAGATGTTGTTTCAATTCCTCCTTCAAAAAGTATTAAAGACACTGCAAAAGTAATGATGGAACATGAATTTAGAAGATTACCAATCACTGATCCTGGTTCTGGTAAATTATTAGGTATTGTAACCGTAATGGATATATTGGATTTCTTTGGTGGAGGAAAAAAATTCAATATCATTGAGAAAAAATACGAGGACAATTTCCTAGCAGCTATTAACGAACCAGTAAAAGAAATTATGACTCGTGATTTAATCACTTTGTCAAACAAGGCTTCTATTGCTGAAACAATTGAAGCAATGTTAGCTAATCAGTTAGGTGCTTTACCTCTCGTTGATGCTGACGGTAAACTTGCAGGTATCGTAACTGAAAGGGACATTGCTTTATCATTAGCTGGTGTAGCAGGTAAAGACATCGTTCAAGACTTCATGAGTCCAAAAGTTTTCACCACAACTCCTGGAACACCATTAGAAGGTGCATGTAAAATTATGGTTAGAAACGGTTTAAGAAGAATTCCAATTATCGGTGGTGAAGCAGATATATCCAAAGCTGCTAAAAAATTGTTAGGTATCTTAACTTCTACCGATGTTATCAGATTCCTAAATGCTAAAGAATTGTTCGACAATTTAAATTCCAATTTAGCAAGTGAAGTATTGGAACAAACCAAAATTTCAGATATCATGGCTAAAGAACCAGTTACCGTTGAACCTACAATGAGTATTGGAGATTTATGCGAACTCTTTTCAGAGAAAAACATTGGTGGAGTTCCAGTTGTCAAAGATGATGAAGTAATTGGAATCATTACTGAAAGAGACATATTAAACGCAGTTAAAAGATATTAA
- a CDS encoding 7-carboxy-7-deazaguanine synthase QueE has product MKAPIIEIFSSFQGEGLLIGERQIFVRFAGCNLNCNYCDTDDSKSVSSGSMMTPDEVVEEINKLLTPDCKTISFTGGEPSLYPDFISEVSKNFDLKIMLETNGTLPEKIASIERLDIVSLDIKLPEHFDGEFDNSIFLNEIKSLNLLITNAINVYCKVVILPSTKIKSFKEVVEKLSQNISNKSNLKIIIQPSSPLGEWKDLNFKLFEFSEVVGQYFEVSTIPQIHKILDIE; this is encoded by the coding sequence ATGAAAGCTCCAATTATTGAAATATTCTCTTCATTTCAGGGTGAAGGCCTTTTAATAGGTGAAAGGCAGATTTTTGTAAGGTTTGCCGGATGCAATCTGAACTGCAACTATTGCGACACCGATGATAGTAAATCCGTTTCATCAGGTAGTATGATGACTCCTGATGAGGTTGTGGAGGAAATAAACAAATTATTGACTCCAGATTGTAAAACCATTTCATTTACTGGAGGTGAGCCAAGTTTATATCCTGACTTCATATCTGAAGTGAGTAAAAATTTTGATTTAAAAATAATGCTTGAAACCAACGGCACATTGCCTGAGAAAATTGCTTCCATTGAGAGATTGGACATTGTTTCTCTGGATATTAAGTTGCCGGAGCATTTTGATGGTGAATTTGATAATTCAATTTTTTTAAATGAAATTAAATCACTAAATTTATTAATAACAAATGCTATAAATGTATATTGTAAAGTAGTTATATTGCCGTCAACAAAAATAAAGTCATTTAAAGAGGTAGTTGAAAAATTATCACAAAATATTTCAAACAAAAGCAACCTTAAAATAATTATCCAACCTTCTAGTCCATTAGGAGAATGGAAAGACCTTAATTTTAAATTATTTGAGTTTTCCGAAGTTGTTGGGCAATATTTTGAAGTTTCCACCATTCCTCAAATCCATAAGATTTTGGATATTGAGTGA
- a CDS encoding 6-pyruvoyl tetrahydropterin synthase family protein: MKILVNGIQSNLRFSSAHVIPGHESCGFIHGHSYFVDVEIEGERAGEFSFVVDFKDVKSYTKAICDELDHRLLIPVYNDLIEFKDFDKKKDSIFDLKKQKSVFFKIEDKGYTIPSVDCVLLPLPYTSAEELSKFFAESLAKKLAESYDNLKYISVCVNEGIGQGAEYRKELE; the protein is encoded by the coding sequence ATGAAAATTTTAGTTAATGGTATACAATCAAATTTACGATTCTCTTCAGCACATGTAATTCCTGGACATGAATCCTGCGGATTTATACATGGCCATTCCTATTTTGTTGATGTTGAGATTGAAGGCGAAAGGGCTGGAGAATTCAGTTTTGTGGTTGACTTTAAAGATGTTAAAAGTTATACAAAGGCGATTTGTGACGAACTTGATCACAGATTATTGATTCCTGTTTACAATGATTTAATCGAATTTAAGGATTTTGACAAGAAAAAAGATTCAATTTTTGATTTGAAAAAGCAAAAATCTGTTTTCTTTAAAATTGAGGATAAGGGATATACAATTCCTTCTGTGGATTGTGTGTTGCTGCCTCTTCCATACACTTCTGCTGAAGAGCTTTCCAAGTTTTTCGCTGAAAGTTTGGCTAAAAAGTTGGCGGAAAGCTATGACAATCTGAAATATATTTCAGTATGTGTGAATGAGGGAATAGGTCAGGGTGCTGAATACAGGAAAGAGTTAGAATGA
- a CDS encoding DUF366 family protein yields MTITHKHVDEIFEYDGSQINPSWAFQEFGIYGSSIVTWIGPVNITPDNLKDFADVGLEIKSNYMVNFICEFFDQQPTNMRIAYLRQRLLVMIFREILTEYGVKTTREGDDIFVDGRKLSISIASVSLSSAKIHFALNLEDKGTPSDVKTIGLYDIKINNKQVFDENNLLELINKTVDRFIDELETIEKDISKTKVLG; encoded by the coding sequence ATGACAATTACTCATAAACATGTTGATGAAATTTTTGAATATGACGGAAGTCAAATCAACCCTTCATGGGCATTTCAGGAATTTGGAATTTACGGATCATCAATCGTGACATGGATTGGTCCGGTAAACATCACTCCTGATAACTTAAAGGACTTTGCTGATGTCGGTTTGGAGATCAAATCAAATTATATGGTGAATTTCATTTGTGAGTTCTTTGACCAGCAGCCAACAAATATGAGGATTGCTTATTTAAGACAAAGATTGCTGGTAATGATTTTTAGAGAAATTCTCACTGAATATGGAGTAAAAACCACTCGTGAGGGTGATGATATTTTTGTGGATGGCAGAAAACTGTCAATCTCAATCGCCAGTGTGTCATTAAGTTCAGCAAAAATCCATTTTGCCCTGAATCTTGAAGATAAGGGGACTCCAAGTGATGTCAAAACAATAGGTTTATATGATATAAAAATAAATAATAAACAAGTTTTTGATGAAAATAATTTGTTGGAATTAATCAATAAAACAGTTGATAGGTTTATTGATGAGTTGGAAACAATTGAAAAGGATATTAGTAAAACCAAGGTGTTAGGATGA